In a single window of the Arthrobacter sp. StoSoilA2 genome:
- a CDS encoding ATP-binding protein has protein sequence MRFSTQTLLLQLGVVLLVVLLSGAVHAWLVYERIGDEAENQALTLARTVAADPDIREDVQAISKEEGTPPASVLAAGPLQAAAEAVRVRTGALFVVITDETGLRLAHPDIARLGERVSTDPSVALAGREITTRNTGTLGPSAGAKVPVYAPSAEGAGTAGSIVGEVSVGYSMESLSKSLAQDIVPIALTAGGALLAGVLASFLLRRRLQRLTLGLEPEEISTLVHDQVAVLQGVDEGVIGIAADGRISVFNAAAARLLDLPDATGQDWATANVPGQLKQLTQPAARDAEAVELVAGGRVLVASARKAWHRKEDLGWVVMLRDRTELQQLTRQLDAVGTMSTALRAQRHEFANQLHTIAGFMSIGQHEQAKEYLARISATGPLKFPVEQAELLQDTYLQAFVGAKSVEASERGVALRIGPETLVRGHVADPQDVTTVLGNLIDNAVSAAVAGSASERWVEVELLDDAGQDNGTLHIVVGDSGDGLGNLEPEEVFAEGFTTSEQPVRQGAGQGLGLALVRQLARRRGGDVRVLETGRKGGPGAVFMATIPGVLGRSADAGAEAPTGTGAGREADRTMREDSSG, from the coding sequence ATGCGCTTCTCCACCCAGACGCTCCTCCTCCAGCTGGGGGTAGTTCTGCTTGTAGTGCTCCTGAGCGGTGCCGTCCACGCTTGGCTGGTTTACGAACGGATCGGCGACGAAGCCGAAAACCAAGCACTCACCCTCGCCCGCACAGTTGCGGCGGATCCCGACATCAGGGAAGACGTCCAGGCCATCAGCAAAGAAGAAGGAACCCCGCCAGCCAGCGTTCTGGCGGCCGGCCCCTTGCAGGCAGCAGCGGAAGCGGTCCGGGTCCGCACCGGGGCACTCTTCGTGGTCATCACGGACGAAACCGGACTCCGGTTGGCCCACCCGGACATTGCGCGGCTCGGTGAACGCGTCAGCACAGATCCCTCAGTAGCTTTGGCAGGCCGGGAAATCACCACCCGCAACACGGGCACTCTGGGTCCATCAGCGGGCGCCAAGGTTCCGGTCTACGCACCCTCGGCTGAGGGCGCAGGCACGGCTGGATCAATCGTGGGCGAAGTCAGTGTGGGCTACTCCATGGAGTCCCTCAGCAAGAGCCTGGCACAGGACATTGTGCCCATTGCCCTGACCGCCGGCGGCGCACTCCTGGCTGGCGTCCTGGCTTCATTCCTGCTCCGGCGCCGCCTGCAGCGCCTCACCTTGGGTTTGGAACCAGAGGAGATCAGCACCCTGGTCCACGATCAAGTGGCAGTACTCCAGGGCGTGGACGAGGGCGTGATCGGCATCGCGGCCGATGGACGCATCTCCGTGTTCAACGCCGCTGCCGCCAGGCTCCTGGACCTGCCCGACGCCACCGGACAGGACTGGGCTACAGCCAACGTTCCCGGTCAACTCAAGCAGCTCACCCAGCCGGCAGCCCGTGACGCCGAAGCCGTGGAACTGGTAGCCGGTGGACGGGTCCTGGTGGCCAGCGCCCGAAAAGCCTGGCACCGCAAGGAAGACCTCGGCTGGGTGGTCATGCTCCGCGACCGCACCGAACTGCAGCAATTGACCCGCCAGCTGGACGCCGTGGGAACCATGTCCACCGCCCTGCGTGCCCAGCGCCACGAATTCGCCAACCAACTCCACACCATTGCCGGCTTCATGAGCATCGGCCAACACGAGCAAGCCAAGGAGTACCTGGCAAGGATCTCCGCCACCGGCCCCCTCAAGTTCCCTGTGGAGCAGGCGGAACTCCTTCAGGACACGTACTTGCAGGCTTTTGTCGGCGCCAAGAGTGTGGAGGCCTCCGAACGCGGAGTCGCGCTCCGGATCGGGCCGGAAACGTTGGTCCGGGGACACGTGGCCGATCCGCAGGACGTCACCACAGTGCTCGGCAACCTGATCGACAACGCCGTGAGTGCCGCCGTCGCCGGTTCCGCTTCGGAGCGTTGGGTGGAAGTTGAGTTGCTTGACGATGCCGGCCAGGACAACGGAACCCTGCATATCGTCGTGGGCGATTCCGGAGACGGTTTGGGGAACCTGGAACCTGAGGAAGTCTTCGCTGAAGGATTCACGACGTCGGAACAACCGGTCCGCCAGGGGGCCGGACAAGGTTTGGGCTTGGCTTTGGTGCGGCAGTTGGCCCGGCGTCGGGGTGGGGACGTCCGCGTCCTGGAGACCGGCAGGAAAGGCGGCCCCGGAGCTGTCTTCATGGCCACAATTCCTGGCGTGTTGGGGCGATCGGCCGACGCCGGCGCTGAAGCCCCAACCGGCACGGGGGCTGGAAGGGAAGCTGACAGGACAATGCGGGAGGACAGCAGTGGCTGA